In Natranaerovirga hydrolytica, one DNA window encodes the following:
- a CDS encoding ABC transporter ATP-binding protein has product MYVIEATNLTKKFKNNTAVNNLNLNIEEGSIYGFLGPNGSGKTTTIKMLIGLFKPTSGTIKICGETVHFGKVNALKHIGFLPDVPEFYSWMTAYDFLKLSGELLGLSGNILDTKIDDLLQLVGLQNNKKKIKGYSRGMKQRLGIAQALINEPKIIFLDEPTSALDPIGRKEVLDIIYKLKGKVTVFFSTHILSDVERICDNVLILNKGIKVIESTITELKNSYGIDTLSITLSSKEEITLLTNRIKDCSWVKNLDPTETNLLVSVTDIRNAQKEIPKIVSDHNLHLRQFITKEPSLEEVFMQVVNNL; this is encoded by the coding sequence ATGTATGTGATTGAGGCCACTAACTTAACAAAAAAATTTAAAAACAATACTGCTGTCAATAATCTCAATCTTAATATTGAAGAAGGTAGTATTTATGGTTTTTTAGGGCCAAATGGCTCTGGTAAAACCACAACCATAAAAATGCTTATTGGTCTTTTCAAACCTACTTCAGGGACCATTAAGATATGTGGTGAAACCGTCCATTTTGGAAAAGTTAATGCTTTAAAACACATTGGCTTTTTACCTGATGTACCTGAATTTTATTCTTGGATGACGGCTTATGATTTTCTCAAATTATCTGGAGAATTATTAGGTTTATCTGGTAATATTTTAGACACTAAGATTGATGATCTATTACAATTGGTTGGGCTTCAAAATAACAAGAAAAAAATAAAAGGTTATTCAAGAGGTATGAAACAAAGATTGGGAATTGCACAAGCTTTAATAAATGAACCCAAAATCATATTTCTTGATGAGCCAACCTCTGCTCTTGATCCTATTGGCAGAAAGGAAGTATTAGATATTATCTATAAATTAAAAGGTAAAGTTACAGTATTTTTTTCTACTCACATTTTAAGTGATGTCGAACGCATATGTGATAATGTATTAATTCTAAATAAAGGAATAAAAGTGATTGAAAGTACAATCACTGAGTTAAAAAATTCTTATGGTATTGATACATTAAGTATAACATTATCTTCTAAAGAAGAAATAACTCTATTAACCAATAGAATAAAGGATTGTTCTTGGGTTAAAAATTTAGATCCTACAGAAACTAATTTACTTGTTTCTGTTACGGATATTCGTAATGCCCAAAAAGAAATTCCTAAAATTGTCTCAGACCACAATTTACATTTAAGACAATTTATAACTAAAGAGCCTTCTTTAGAAGAAGTTTTTATGCAGGTGGTGAATAATTTATGA
- a CDS encoding PLDc N-terminal domain-containing protein: MNMLFDLLPILIPIIMIQLGLQIFAIYHLMRREAVRFDHKWIWLIIIIALTILGPIIYFLFSEEA; encoded by the coding sequence ATGAATATGCTTTTTGATTTACTTCCTATTCTGATTCCAATAATAATGATTCAGCTAGGGCTACAAATTTTTGCAATTTATCATCTAATGAGAAGAGAAGCTGTAAGATTTGATCACAAATGGATATGGCTTATCATCATTATTGCTTTAACGATTTTGGGTCCTATTATTTACTTTTTATTTAGCGAGGAGGCATAA
- a CDS encoding alpha/beta hydrolase, with protein MKKYLGILLIIMSVIFVGCDEFSSMPSDTQDVTEVSNEKLETMAKNYVEDLLNGNYVSAYNDYPHSEDLTQAVNENIYETMMGQITVQFGEFVEFVDTQTVIVDSHTSVVINSAFSYSNINIIITFDDDENINGINIAPINDTTPIDSEKYYTTNITFGTQEYPLEGTLTLPKNVDSPPVVILVHGSGPNDRDETIGPNKPFRDIAYALANNGIASFRYDKRTYTYPEATAFDTKLTVYEETIEDAYLAVDTLSTLDEIDPDNIYLIGHSLGGYVIPRIAQKTDGVAGYVVMAGNSRNLLDVVEDQYAFFLGRSDNLSPDELAQLNVLKDSIELIRSDSIDEHTPVLGSYKPYWKDLMAYEPLELVLEIDQPILFLQGERDYQVTMTDFNLWKETVGHQDKNTFVSLEGINHLMMFGEGEPNPEEYFVSNTVADSVIEAIVHFILN; from the coding sequence ATGAAAAAATATTTAGGGATTTTATTGATTATTATGAGTGTTATATTTGTTGGTTGTGATGAATTTTCTTCAATGCCTTCAGATACTCAAGATGTAACCGAAGTGTCAAATGAAAAACTTGAAACCATGGCTAAAAATTATGTTGAAGATTTATTAAATGGAAACTACGTCAGTGCGTACAATGATTATCCTCATAGTGAGGATTTGACTCAGGCAGTTAATGAAAATATTTATGAAACTATGATGGGGCAAATCACTGTTCAATTTGGTGAGTTTGTTGAGTTTGTAGATACGCAAACCGTCATTGTGGACTCACATACTTCTGTTGTCATTAATAGTGCATTTTCTTATTCTAATATTAATATCATTATTACTTTTGATGACGATGAAAACATTAATGGCATCAATATTGCACCTATAAATGATACGACACCAATTGATTCAGAAAAATATTATACAACAAATATTACTTTTGGAACCCAAGAATATCCATTAGAAGGTACATTGACTCTACCAAAAAATGTTGATTCTCCACCTGTGGTTATATTGGTACATGGTTCTGGACCAAATGATAGAGATGAGACTATCGGACCTAACAAACCCTTTAGAGACATCGCTTATGCATTAGCCAATAATGGCATTGCTAGTTTTAGATATGATAAGCGTACTTACACCTATCCAGAAGCAACAGCTTTTGATACAAAACTTACCGTTTACGAAGAAACCATTGAAGATGCTTATTTAGCAGTTGATACTTTGTCTACTTTAGACGAGATTGATCCTGATAATATTTATCTTATTGGACACAGCTTAGGTGGCTATGTTATTCCTCGAATTGCTCAAAAAACTGATGGTGTTGCTGGGTATGTTGTTATGGCTGGCAATTCAAGGAATCTACTTGATGTAGTAGAAGATCAATATGCTTTCTTCTTGGGACGCAGTGATAATCTATCGCCAGATGAATTAGCTCAATTAAATGTTTTAAAAGATTCAATTGAACTTATAAGAAGCGATTCTATTGATGAGCATACACCTGTTTTAGGTTCTTATAAGCCTTATTGGAAAGATCTAATGGCATACGAACCATTAGAATTGGTACTAGAAATTGACCAACCCATACTATTCCTACAAGGTGAAAGAGATTATCAAGTCACTATGACTGATTTTAATCTATGGAAAGAAACCGTTGGACATCAAGATAAAAATACTTTTGTATCTTTAGAAGGGATTAATCATCTTATGATGTTTGGAGAAGGGGAACCTAATCCTGAAGAATATTTTGTCTCCAATACCGTTGCTGATTCTGTTATTGAAGCCATTGTTCATTTCATCTTAAATTAG
- a CDS encoding SdpI family protein produces the protein MMKNKFILVLSIVSLIGTVIAYFYLPEQIIMHWDVHGEATRYDPKWMVLITGILPVIVYLGFEIIPKIDPKKENFKKHKNAYDIIRAATILLLIVIQWFMIAVAFGINISINTFVPLIVGIVFIVIGNYMPQFRHNYFVGIRTPWTLANEHVWKKTHQLGGYLFIVMGILFLIQIFIRHLLVYYFTFALIFIIVLYLTVYSYVEFKKTKK, from the coding sequence ATGATGAAGAATAAATTTATATTGGTATTATCTATAGTCTCTTTAATAGGTACGGTAATTGCTTATTTTTATCTCCCCGAACAAATTATTATGCACTGGGATGTACATGGAGAAGCAACACGATATGATCCCAAATGGATGGTTTTAATTACTGGTATATTACCAGTCATTGTGTATTTAGGGTTTGAAATTATCCCTAAAATTGATCCTAAAAAAGAGAATTTCAAAAAACATAAAAATGCTTATGACATTATCCGTGCTGCTACTATTTTACTGCTTATAGTTATTCAGTGGTTTATGATTGCTGTAGCTTTTGGTATTAATATTAGCATTAACACATTTGTTCCTTTAATTGTTGGTATAGTATTCATTGTTATTGGAAACTACATGCCACAATTTAGACATAATTACTTTGTGGGGATCAGAACACCTTGGACATTGGCCAATGAACATGTTTGGAAGAAAACCCATCAATTAGGTGGCTACCTATTTATTGTTATGGGTATATTGTTTTTAATACAAATTTTTATAAGGCATCTATTGGTCTATTATTTTACTTTTGCTTTGATATTCATTATTGTTTTATATTTAACCGTTTATTCTTATGTTGAGTTTAAAAAAACAAAAAAATAA
- a CDS encoding autorepressor SdpR family transcription factor — MNDIFKALSDPNRRKMLELLYEKDMTAGEIADEFDISKPSISHHLTILKNAKLVFTERQGQNIIYSLNTTVFQNIVKWFFDLSKKEDENDEE, encoded by the coding sequence TTGAATGACATATTTAAAGCTTTGTCTGATCCAAACCGTAGAAAAATGTTAGAACTTTTGTATGAAAAGGATATGACTGCTGGTGAAATTGCAGATGAATTTGATATTAGTAAACCTTCTATTAGCCATCATCTTACCATATTAAAAAATGCTAAATTGGTTTTTACTGAAAGGCAAGGACAAAATATTATCTATTCACTTAATACAACTGTTTTTCAAAATATAGTCAAATGGTTTTTTGATTTATCAAAAAAGGAGGATGAAAATGATGAAGAATAA
- a CDS encoding NAD(P)-dependent malic enzyme — MNTREKALALHKEWKGKIETTSKCSVKTSEDLALAYTPGVAEPCKEIFANQDEVYNYTLKGNTVAVISDGSAVLGLGNIGPHAAMPVMEGKCVLFKEFAGVNAFPICLDTQDTEEIIQAVKLLAPTFGGINLEDIAAPRCFEIENALKETLDIPVFHDDQHGTAIVVLAGVINALKLVNKNEKDCKVVVNGAGSAGIAIAKLLLLYGVKNIIMCDKEGILRPDAPWLNWAQKEMANITNNNNEEGDLTKALENADIFVGVSAPNILTKEMVQTMSKDPIIFAMANPVPEIMPDVAKAAGAKVVGTGRSDFPNQVNNVLAFPGIFKGALESHATQITEDMKLAAAKAIAKLISADQLNEDNIIPEAFDSRVVDAVANAVKSLV; from the coding sequence ATGAACACACGAGAAAAGGCACTTGCTTTACATAAAGAGTGGAAAGGAAAGATTGAAACCACATCCAAGTGTTCTGTAAAAACCAGTGAAGATTTAGCTCTTGCTTATACACCAGGTGTTGCAGAACCTTGTAAAGAGATATTTGCTAATCAAGATGAGGTTTATAACTATACCCTAAAAGGCAATACTGTAGCTGTCATATCTGATGGTAGTGCTGTTTTAGGATTAGGTAATATTGGCCCTCATGCTGCTATGCCCGTTATGGAAGGTAAATGCGTTTTATTCAAGGAATTTGCTGGAGTTAATGCCTTTCCCATATGTCTTGACACCCAAGACACTGAAGAGATTATTCAAGCGGTTAAGTTATTAGCACCTACTTTTGGTGGCATTAATCTTGAAGATATTGCTGCACCTAGATGTTTTGAGATTGAAAATGCTTTAAAAGAAACTTTAGACATTCCTGTCTTTCATGATGATCAACATGGTACAGCTATTGTGGTATTAGCAGGGGTTATCAATGCATTAAAATTGGTAAATAAAAATGAAAAGGATTGTAAAGTCGTTGTTAATGGCGCTGGTTCAGCAGGTATTGCTATTGCAAAGCTATTATTATTATATGGTGTAAAAAATATTATTATGTGTGATAAAGAAGGTATTCTTAGACCGGATGCCCCTTGGTTAAATTGGGCTCAAAAAGAAATGGCAAACATCACTAATAATAACAATGAAGAAGGAGACTTAACGAAAGCCTTAGAAAATGCTGATATTTTTGTTGGTGTTTCTGCTCCAAATATCTTAACCAAAGAAATGGTTCAGACGATGTCAAAGGATCCGATTATTTTTGCTATGGCTAATCCAGTGCCAGAAATTATGCCTGATGTTGCAAAAGCTGCTGGTGCAAAAGTAGTTGGTACAGGTCGTTCTGATTTTCCTAATCAAGTCAATAATGTATTGGCATTTCCTGGAATTTTCAAAGGTGCTTTAGAAAGCCATGCCACACAAATAACGGAAGATATGAAATTAGCTGCTGCCAAAGCCATTGCCAAACTGATAAGTGCAGACCAGCTTAATGAAGATAACATTATACCAGAAGCATTTGATTCAAGAGTAGTTGATGCTGTTGCTAATGCCGTAAAATCTTTGGTTTAA
- a CDS encoding single-stranded DNA-binding protein: MTDKIIRNNQVNLIGKVLTDFEFSHEVFGEGFYTFEIEVPRLSEAVDVIPVLVSDRLINVDEKVKGKFIDIKGQFRSYNRQENGRNRLLLTVFVREISVLEDEKINRNPNYIYLDGYVCKNPVYRTTPFGREITDLLIAVNRPYNKSDYIPCISWGRNSRFAKEFSVGQNIRVWGRIQSRTYQKKYDEDNIVTRIAYEVSVSKMEVVEEENEEANG; encoded by the coding sequence ATGACGGACAAAATTATAAGAAACAACCAAGTAAATTTAATCGGTAAGGTATTGACGGATTTTGAATTTAGTCATGAAGTGTTTGGGGAAGGTTTTTATACTTTTGAAATTGAGGTGCCAAGATTAAGTGAAGCAGTAGATGTTATTCCCGTATTGGTTTCAGATCGACTCATTAATGTAGATGAGAAAGTTAAGGGGAAATTTATAGATATTAAAGGACAGTTTAGATCCTATAATAGACAAGAAAATGGTAGAAACAGATTGCTTCTTACAGTTTTTGTTAGAGAAATTTCAGTGTTAGAAGATGAAAAAATCAACAGAAATCCTAATTACATATATCTAGATGGATATGTTTGTAAAAATCCAGTATATAGAACCACACCATTTGGACGTGAAATAACGGATTTATTAATTGCAGTGAATCGACCTTATAATAAATCTGATTACATTCCTTGTATTAGTTGGGGAAGAAACTCAAGATTTGCCAAAGAATTTTCTGTAGGACAGAATATAAGGGTATGGGGAAGGATACAAAGCAGAACCTATCAAAAGAAATATGATGAGGACAATATTGTTACAAGGATTGCCTATGAAGTATCCGTATCCAAAATGGAAGTTGTTGAGGAAGAAAATGAGGAAGCAAATGGATAG
- a CDS encoding cob(I)yrinic acid a,c-diamide adenosyltransferase translates to MKKGLTQVYCGTGKGKTTAAIGQGVRATGHGLKVIMIQFLKGRPTGEVEALKNLEPEFKVFKFEKQKKFFFEMDEEQKADLKSDIKNALNFAKKVLDTKECDVLILDEILGVIENQLFTEDEIINLIENKSDEIELIITGRILPERIKSMADYISTIEETKHPFYKGVTARKGIEY, encoded by the coding sequence GTGAAGAAAGGTTTAACACAAGTTTATTGTGGTACCGGAAAAGGAAAAACAACAGCAGCCATTGGCCAAGGTGTTAGAGCAACAGGTCACGGCTTAAAAGTTATAATGATACAGTTTTTAAAAGGCAGACCAACAGGTGAAGTAGAGGCTTTGAAAAATTTAGAACCTGAATTTAAGGTTTTTAAATTTGAAAAGCAAAAAAAATTCTTTTTTGAAATGGATGAAGAACAAAAAGCAGACTTAAAAAGCGATATAAAAAATGCCTTGAATTTTGCAAAAAAAGTTTTAGATACAAAAGAATGTGACGTACTTATATTAGATGAAATATTAGGTGTTATAGAAAATCAATTGTTTACAGAGGATGAAATTATTAACTTAATTGAGAACAAAAGTGATGAAATAGAATTGATTATAACCGGTAGAATCTTACCAGAACGTATAAAATCTATGGCAGATTATATTTCTACAATTGAAGAAACCAAACACCCTTTTTATAAAGGGGTTACGGCAAGAAAAGGAATAGAATACTAA
- a CDS encoding aspartate-semialdehyde dehydrogenase: protein MKKINLAIVGASGMVGRTFLEVLSEKELPIDNLYLFASKRSAGQSVTFKDKEYVIEELTESSFDRNIDIALFSAGGGTSLKFAPIAASKGCIVIDNSSAWRMDPEVPLVVPEVNPEDIFKHKGIIANPNCSTIQAMVAIKPLHDKYKVKRIVYSTYQAVSGAGMEGWSDLEEGIKGSEPKKFPHPIYNNCLPHIDVFLDNGYTKEEMKMVNETRKILHDNELKITATAVRVPVFNSHSEAINLEFEKDFELDDLKQTLKDSKGVVIQDDVSKNEYPIATKASGYDEVFIGRIRRDESVDSGVNLWVVADNIRKGAASNTVQIAEVIIDSMQ, encoded by the coding sequence ATGAAAAAAATTAATTTAGCAATTGTTGGAGCATCTGGTATGGTTGGTCGAACTTTTTTAGAAGTTTTAAGTGAAAAAGAGTTGCCCATTGATAACCTATATCTATTTGCTTCAAAAAGATCAGCAGGACAAAGTGTAACGTTTAAAGATAAAGAATATGTTATAGAGGAACTTACTGAAAGTTCTTTTGATAGAAACATAGACATTGCATTATTCTCTGCAGGTGGAGGAACAAGTTTGAAATTTGCACCTATTGCTGCAAGCAAAGGCTGTATTGTTATTGACAATAGTTCTGCTTGGAGAATGGATCCAGAAGTACCATTGGTTGTGCCAGAAGTGAACCCAGAAGATATCTTTAAGCACAAAGGGATCATTGCAAATCCAAACTGTTCAACCATACAAGCAATGGTGGCCATTAAACCGCTACATGATAAATACAAAGTGAAACGTATTGTTTACTCAACGTATCAAGCTGTATCTGGTGCAGGTATGGAAGGATGGAGTGATTTAGAAGAAGGCATAAAAGGCAGTGAACCTAAAAAATTCCCACATCCAATTTATAACAACTGTTTGCCACATATTGATGTGTTCTTAGACAATGGTTATACAAAAGAAGAAATGAAAATGGTTAATGAAACAAGAAAAATACTACATGACAATGAATTGAAAATTACAGCAACAGCAGTAAGAGTTCCTGTATTCAATAGCCATAGTGAAGCCATTAATCTTGAGTTTGAAAAAGACTTTGAATTAGATGACTTAAAACAAACATTAAAAGATTCAAAAGGCGTTGTCATACAAGATGATGTAAGCAAGAATGAATATCCAATAGCTACAAAAGCATCAGGATACGATGAAGTGTTTATTGGAAGAATACGTAGAGATGAAAGTGTAGACAGCGGTGTTAACTTATGGGTAGTGGCAGACAATATTAGAAAAGGTGCTGCAAGCAATACAGTCCAAATCGCAGAAGTAATCATTGATTCTATGCAATAA
- the dapA gene encoding 4-hydroxy-tetrahydrodipicolinate synthase has product MSLFTGSGVAIVTPFNDNMDVNYDKLKELIEYQIKNKTDAIIICGTTGEASTLSDEEQLECIKFAVEQVNGRVPVIAGTGSNDTKHGIHLSKEAEKLGADGLLLATPYYNKTSQKGLIEHFTQIAHAVKIPIMLYNVPSRTGLNMLPQTVLELTKVDNIVAMKEASGDISQVAELMHYCKGKIDLYSGNDDIVVPLLSLGGKGVVSVAANVIPKDMHDIVEKYMNNEKEASLDIQLKRLPLINGLFSDVNPIPVKEALNMINFEVGKCRSPLTTMVDEDREALEKILKEQGLQ; this is encoded by the coding sequence ATGTCTTTATTTACAGGCTCAGGAGTAGCCATCGTCACGCCATTTAATGATAATATGGACGTGAATTATGATAAACTAAAAGAATTAATCGAGTACCAAATTAAAAATAAAACAGATGCTATTATAATATGTGGAACAACAGGAGAAGCATCAACTTTATCAGATGAAGAACAATTGGAATGTATCAAATTTGCAGTTGAACAAGTTAATGGACGTGTTCCTGTTATTGCAGGGACAGGTAGTAATGATACAAAACATGGTATCCATTTATCAAAAGAAGCAGAAAAATTAGGTGCAGATGGCTTATTACTAGCAACACCTTATTATAATAAAACCAGTCAAAAAGGTTTAATAGAGCATTTTACTCAAATTGCTCATGCTGTTAAAATACCTATTATGCTATACAATGTGCCTTCAAGAACAGGGCTTAATATGTTACCTCAAACCGTATTAGAACTGACGAAAGTAGACAATATTGTAGCTATGAAAGAAGCTAGTGGAGACATATCACAAGTTGCTGAATTAATGCATTATTGTAAGGGTAAAATAGATTTATACTCAGGTAATGATGATATTGTTGTACCGTTATTATCCCTAGGAGGGAAAGGTGTTGTATCTGTAGCAGCTAATGTGATTCCAAAAGATATGCACGATATAGTAGAAAAATATATGAACAACGAAAAAGAAGCAAGCTTAGATATTCAACTAAAAAGATTACCTCTTATTAATGGATTGTTCTCAGACGTTAATCCAATTCCAGTAAAAGAAGCTTTAAATATGATTAACTTTGAAGTTGGAAAATGTAGAAGTCCGTTAACGACAATGGTAGATGAAGATAGAGAAGCATTAGAAAAAATATTAAAAGAACAAGGTTTACAATAG
- the dapB gene encoding 4-hydroxy-tetrahydrodipicolinate reductase, producing MIKIIMHGCNGKMGQVISDLVKADKEAEIVAGIDSKDSIDNGYPVFTDITKCDVKADVIIDFSIAKAVDALIDFAIEKSMPLVLCTTGLSEAQIKKVEDASGIIPVLRSSNMSLGVNALVSIAKAATEILAKSNYDIEIIEKHHNQKVDAPSGTAIMFAEAINEVLNNTYSYNYDRHESNDPRPKEEIGMHTIRGGTIVGEHSILFAGQDEVIELKHTAQSKAIFANGSIKAAKYLTKKSSGLYDMNNVIFG from the coding sequence ATGATTAAAATAATAATGCACGGTTGTAATGGTAAGATGGGTCAAGTTATTTCTGATTTAGTAAAAGCAGATAAAGAAGCTGAAATTGTTGCAGGAATTGACTCAAAAGATAGTATCGATAATGGATACCCAGTTTTCACAGATATTACAAAATGTGATGTAAAGGCAGATGTGATTATTGATTTCTCAATCGCTAAAGCTGTAGATGCTTTAATTGATTTTGCAATAGAAAAAAGTATGCCTTTGGTTTTATGTACAACAGGTTTATCAGAAGCCCAAATTAAAAAAGTGGAAGATGCAAGCGGGATTATTCCAGTTCTTAGATCTTCTAATATGTCATTGGGTGTTAATGCGTTAGTTAGCATTGCAAAAGCAGCCACAGAAATACTGGCTAAAAGCAACTATGATATAGAGATTATTGAAAAACATCACAATCAAAAAGTAGATGCCCCAAGTGGTACAGCCATAATGTTTGCAGAAGCAATTAATGAAGTATTAAACAACACATACTCATACAACTATGACAGACACGAGTCTAATGACCCAAGACCAAAAGAAGAAATTGGTATGCATACCATAAGAGGTGGAACCATTGTAGGAGAACACTCTATATTATTTGCAGGTCAAGATGAAGTGATCGAGCTGAAGCACACAGCACAATCAAAAGCAATATTTGCTAATGGATCTATTAAAGCAGCAAAATATTTAACTAAGAAATCAAGTGGTTTATACGATATGAACAATGTGATTTTTGGGTAA
- the htpG gene encoding molecular chaperone HtpG codes for MNESGSLSIHSENIFPIIKKWLYSDHDIFVRELISNACDAITKLKKLDVMSEYTLPENTTFKVDVVLNEKDKTIKIIDNGIGMTAEEIKKYINQIAFSGAEDFLDKYKDKANQEQIIGHFGLGFYSAFMVAETVTIDTLSYEDGAAPALWECDGGTEFSLTEGSRTQRGTTITLHIGDDGKDFLNAYTLRTTIEKYCSFMPYDIFFIEEGKEEAKKEDASEEKEEQEEIKPLNDTNPLWLKHPNDCSEEDYKAFYKKVFMDFKEPLFWIHLNMDYPFNLKGILYFPKINNEFESMEGQIKLFNNQVFVADNIKEVIPEFLLLLKGVIDCPDLPLNVSRSFLQNDGFVKKISDYITKKVADKLTGLYKTENDNFKKFWGDIHPFVKFGSLKDNKFYDKVKDIIIYKSIYGEYVSLKDYMEKNKEKNKDKVFYVSDEQQQSQYIDLFKQYEMDAIVLDHSIDQAFMSHMEAQEQDVKFQRIDSDLSDHLKEASSEEDLKPATETLEKLFKDVLNNDTLKVKVESLKTEDLSSIMLLSEESRRMQEMSKMYGLGDLGANMPSDETLVLNNKNQLVQYLLTNNEDETKVDDIKMICEQLYDLALLSHKPLPPESMTKFIKRSNQLLSKLAL; via the coding sequence ATGAATGAAAGTGGAAGTTTATCCATTCATAGTGAAAATATTTTTCCAATCATCAAAAAGTGGCTTTATTCAGACCACGACATATTTGTTAGAGAATTAATCTCTAATGCTTGTGATGCAATTACAAAGTTAAAAAAATTAGATGTTATGAGCGAGTATACCTTACCAGAAAATACAACCTTTAAAGTAGACGTTGTATTAAATGAAAAAGATAAAACCATTAAGATTATAGATAATGGTATTGGTATGACTGCTGAAGAAATCAAAAAATACATTAATCAAATTGCTTTTTCAGGAGCAGAAGATTTCTTAGACAAATATAAAGACAAAGCCAATCAAGAACAGATTATTGGACATTTTGGATTAGGTTTTTATTCTGCTTTTATGGTAGCAGAAACAGTAACCATTGACACCTTATCTTACGAAGATGGTGCTGCTCCAGCTTTATGGGAATGTGATGGAGGAACAGAGTTTTCTCTTACAGAAGGCTCAAGAACCCAAAGAGGAACAACCATTACATTACACATTGGTGATGATGGCAAGGATTTTCTTAATGCCTATACATTAAGAACTACCATTGAAAAATATTGTTCTTTTATGCCTTATGATATTTTCTTTATTGAAGAAGGTAAAGAAGAAGCCAAAAAAGAGGATGCATCCGAAGAAAAAGAAGAACAAGAAGAAATCAAGCCTCTTAATGATACCAACCCATTATGGTTAAAACACCCTAATGATTGTTCTGAAGAAGATTATAAAGCATTTTATAAAAAAGTTTTTATGGACTTTAAAGAACCCTTATTCTGGATTCATTTGAATATGGACTATCCTTTTAACTTAAAAGGCATATTGTATTTTCCAAAGATCAATAATGAATTTGAATCCATGGAAGGGCAAATTAAACTCTTTAATAATCAAGTATTTGTAGCTGATAATATTAAAGAAGTTATTCCTGAATTTTTATTATTGTTAAAAGGGGTCATTGATTGTCCTGACTTACCACTTAATGTATCAAGAAGTTTCTTACAAAATGATGGATTTGTTAAGAAAATCTCTGATTACATTACCAAAAAAGTGGCTGATAAATTAACAGGGCTGTACAAAACAGAAAATGATAACTTTAAAAAGTTCTGGGGCGACATTCACCCCTTTGTTAAGTTTGGTTCTTTAAAAGACAATAAATTTTATGATAAAGTAAAAGATATCATTATCTATAAAAGCATTTATGGTGAATACGTTTCTTTAAAAGATTATATGGAAAAGAATAAAGAGAAAAATAAAGATAAAGTCTTTTATGTAAGTGATGAACAACAACAATCTCAGTACATTGATTTGTTCAAACAATATGAAATGGATGCCATTGTTTTAGATCACTCCATTGACCAAGCGTTTATGTCCCATATGGAAGCTCAAGAACAAGATGTGAAGTTCCAACGTATTGACTCTGATTTATCAGATCATTTAAAAGAAGCATCTAGCGAAGAAGATTTAAAACCGGCTACAGAGACTTTAGAAAAGTTATTTAAAGATGTGTTAAATAATGACACCTTAAAAGTTAAGGTAGAATCTCTTAAAACAGAGGACTTATCTTCTATTATGCTATTATCTGAAGAATCTAGACGTATGCAAGAAATGAGTAAAATGTACGGGTTAGGTGACTTAGGGGCCAATATGCCTAGCGATGAAACCCTTGTTTTAAATAATAAAAATCAATTGGTTCAATACTTGTTAACGAATAATGAGGATGAAACCAAGGTAGACGATATTAAAATGATTTGTGAACAACTCTATGACTTGGCATTGCTTAGCCATAAACCTTTGCCACCAGAGTCTATGACAAAGTTTATTAAGCGCAGCAATCAATTGTTATCTAAATTGGCATTATAA